The genomic segment TAATGAAACTctattcattataattttgtgCAAATGACATTTCTTTAATAGATAAAGAAATGtcccttttatatatatatggtacaataatctttcaaataatatattagaattattcttttaaacctttttatatttattagacatatatacaaataaataaataattgatcaAAGTCATATATCACAATTATGGAAAAAATGATTTAGAatcttagaaaattataaaattacaaaagtcAAAGTCaaagtttataattaagaaaCACAATTAACccaatcaaattttgaaatatcatATAACTAGTTGAAACACAGATTGGACATAAAAATGTCTCCTTGCCACTGTCGCACACATTTTAATACATAGACCGTTTCAAGAAATTGCGCACGCGTAGCATTGGGAATTACCTGGTCTGCAATCAATTTGATTTTGACCCATTAAGATTTACATTACTATGATTCCTCGtggaaaatatataattgcaaTAAGCTGTTAAACTTTATAatctaatgaaaaataaaatatttattaacttttctgtgaaaaaaatgataaaaaaagtaaaattaaaccTGTGTAATGATAACATATCAAGCTATTAAATGAAATGTATTTTAAGAAAGTAAAAAGATATAATCGATTAGAAAACTTATCTAATTGATTAATCCTACACGTTATCAAATTTTCAATctaatttccattttaaataaattaacacacttatgaaacatattatgacattgttttctgttttaatcaattagacaatttatgtaatcgattactatagAGTAGTTTATCCCTATTAAGCATACAATGAGATCTCATGAGATCTAACATATTATATACTatgttaaattgattatttcatCCAGAAATgagattattaatatatttattacatgattcatttgatacaaaatGAATTAACATATCAAACACAAGCAGATACATATATAacaattgttatgttatttgctgtgtaaaaaactataaaaccattcttttgttcatcataaaaaacataatcTATAAAGCGTAGGTTTAGCTCCCTCTATCAACATAACGGGACAACAACTGTGGTTGATACTTAAATTATCAAATGAATTAATACCATCAATAGTTAAACCAAGCAAAAATTTTCTATATTCTTGACTGAATTAATTCAagttcaatattttttcattgCATTGAATTGGCTGGATGATGAATTAGTCTGTCAGTTGTTGTCTCACTCGCATATTATATAAGGTTTTTAGCCTCATttggattcgcaaacaaacgcttaaaTCTGACTATGATTGGAAGATACCAAACAACTTTCAAAGTGGAACAATTCTtttctatttaataattttcttcactattgttttttggcttgtatcgtgataacccacatttcaGACATTTTTTCAGACCTTCAAACTCTTtactatataatatgcaatcattcaaacatgcatgtatccttttatactccatatTCATCGGACAAAGAACTTTCTTCGTATCATAATTACAAGTTAGTAGTGTATTTccatttgacaacattttggtcaacaacaataacaatttCGTGAAACTTTTATCGATCTATCCATTGATCgtctttaaatttataaatcttaACATCGCTGTCAACTGTATGAACGTAGTTGAATTGACTAACAAAAAAGTTTATGCATTAGTAGACATCGTCTCATATACACGTGCTTAAGCAAAAACTTTTGCGCCAAACATAATAGATTATATCCTCATTATTTAACCTTATACATAAATTGACTTTTTATTAGACACAAATAATTGATCAAAATCATATGTCAATTatggaaaatattatttagaatcctataaaattttaaaacattaaagtaaaaatcaaagtttataattaagaaaCACATTTAACccaatcaaattttgaaatgtcATATAACTAGTTGAAACACAATTTGGACATAAAAATGCCTCCTTGCCACTCGCACATATTTTAATACGTAGACCGTTTCAAGAAATTGCACACGCGTAGCAGAGCTGCCTTGGGAATTACCTGGTCGGCAATCAATTTGAATTTGATCcattattatttacattattatgATTCCTCGtggaaaatatataattgcaaTAAgctgttaaaatttataatctaattaaaaataaaatatttattaacttttctgtgcaaaaaaatgataaaaaaataaaattaaacctgTGTTTTTAAACATGTGATTACAAtgaagaatatttaaaatagagcAGCTTGAGATTGTAGTCTTGTCAACTCTTTGCGTGTTTTTCAGCACCCAACGACAAATCAAACCTCAAAAAGCTTCATTGAATTCTCTATCAGTTTCAAAATTCCCAAATGCCACGCGTTGCCCACTTCTTTCTCCTTTCACTATAAAAAGCCATTCGatttcatcatcaccatcaaaCACTCCTTTTAACTTCACAACAAAATTGAAATACCTCATTCTATGATGAACTCACACAACCAACAGCTTTCCCTCTTATGTCTTTCTCTAGCACTTCTACTTCTctcaggtatatatatatatgcatgcatCATTGCGCCACTTCATTCAATAGTTGTTCTTCACCacttaattaatgtttttattcaaAATCATGTAATAGGTTTGAGAGTTGAGGCTAGGTTGCAACATCATGCGACCAGTTACcaaaaattgtttgtttttggCGACTCCTATGTGGATACTGGAAACACGAGAATAGATCAACCTGGGTCGTGGAAAAACCCTTACGGCATAACTTTCCCCGGAAAACCTGCCGGAAGATTCTCGGACGGTAGAGTTCTAACAGACTACATTGGTAAgtcttcctctctttctctctcttcatgcTGTCACTTAACACTGAAAAGTgcacgtttttttttctttcattttatttacttttcttcTCTTTAACCAAAAAAGCTGCATCTTTCCAATTCAGATGCTTTGATAAATTCTTTTGTGGAATAAATTAGCAAATTTCTTGTCCACAGTCTAAAATTGGAGTCGAAAAATATAGGTTAAAATTttcgaattaatttagtttatggGTTTTAGTtagattgaatttaaaaaattgtaaattttaatacgGATAAAAAATAAACCTAGTCCATTAAGAATTCAGTTAAACAATTCATCAGTTTTGagaaattaatctaaaattgCTTCCCGAGAGATACAGGATGAAGAAAAGATagaaattaagaatataatattGGTGACGTGAAAAATagtagtataataaaaaatgaatttaagaaaaatgagaattgattatattttggtTGAAAGGGTGGGGTGCGTTTTTTTCGTTGGCTTGCCTCTTTATCTTTCTTGTGTTATTGTCTATAAgatttttgatatatatttgaCTCTGCTCAGAGCATGGTGCATTATTGAATGGTTTAAACACCACAAAAGTTGCATCGTTGTTGCTGCTGTCTTCTTTCTAAGAGAATGTTCATTATTACAAATCATGTTTCACCTTCCAACACCTACTCTATTCCATCACATTTGTtttccacaaattaaaaataaaacattgttttattGTCTGTCGGTTTAGGTCAGAAATAAtaagttgataaataaaaataatctgaatactttttatttttcaaatcaagATTTTCAATTTAGATACATTAATTAAACTATCtttgtaaaatttgtttttgtggAAAAAtgttttcacaaaaatatattaaaaacaaaaaattatgcattatattaaattgaaacaGGTTTTGTAAAAGCttaatttactaattttaaaagaatctgCTACAAACTTAGTTAAAACAGAGTTAAATTGTAAATGACTAGATATTAAAATATGGTAAACCGTAGATAagagttaaaaatgaaatagaaagaaggattaacatttaaaaaaatccaaGTGAAACACcaaatgaaaattataagaaatataaattataatggaTAAACAATGAATTTGCACAAAAATATAGAGGGCACGTGATCTTTGAATGGCGGTCCATTTTGTTCCTTTTGTGGAGATACACATATACTAATAGTTTTAAGTCGTCTATATTACCCATTtgacaataaataaatacataatccCTTCTTCCATTCTTTTTGACAAATATGGttgatatttaactttttatgtgtttttcatCATACGTATGTTAATAAATAACATGATAACTTCTTATACGtacgaatatatatattttcctctctctctctctctctcgctctctctctctctctatatatatatatatatatatatttccacTTTCTTGTTCCTTTGGTGTGTAACAAAAAATTCTTCTTTACCTAACTTCATACTCATTACATTTACTCAGAAAAAGTACATcaacaatttcattttattcctgCTCTGATAAAAAATCTCAACCAATGGTTTTACTTTCTCATGGTAATTGAACATAATCTATTGTTCTGCGCTATTTTGTAGATTTTGGAATCATTGAGATTCTGACATAAATCAGATGATATCatatttccttattttctttatcCATTATAAATTATCCGTAACATGTACAgctattatttattgaaaaaaataatagctACTATTTCTCATTTTAGAACGAGTCTTATCGCATAAAATAATTACGCTTGGCTTTTGCATATCAATAATTTAGTTCTAGCTGGACGGGCCCTGTCCGTAAAAGCAAGAGAatcattattcatttatttatttgaaaatttttaatgataAGAACCGAATAAAAGTATAAAGACAAATGAAAACAACACTATATATTTTATCAGTTTCTATTGctactattttttatttctttgtacCCAGAATCATGCCAGATTGTTTTATAGTTTGTTATTGATGGGATTATATGACATCAATCAATTGATCTCACACCTTATCTCTTTGGTATATAACTTAGAAAAAATTAGTGAATATTTCATTAACTATATGAAACTGTATGTTCTGGTGCAGCTAAGTTTTTGGGACTCAAATCGCCTCTTCCCTACAAATTTAGGAAATTCATTCCACAAAATTTGAAATACGGGATGAACTTTGCATATGGTGGTACTGGCGTGTTTGACACATCCTCCAAAAACCCAAACATGACAATCCAAATAGATTTCTTCAAGCAGTTGATCAAAGAAAATGTGTACACAGCTTCAGACCTCAGCAATTCTGTGGCACTTGTCTCTGTCGCAGGAAATGATTACAATTTCTACTTGGCAAGAAATGGCTCTATTCAGGTAAAGCTAAGTCCAATGTATTCATTAGAACCTTACAAGAATGTTAACATCGTATTCGTCTTCCACGACAACTAATGTGCTAAAATCTTCTAGTTATTAAGATTCACTGTTTCATTGAATGCATGTAGGGTTTTCCCTCTTTCATCGCCTCGGTGGTTAATCAAACTGCAATCAACTTGCTTCGCATCCAAAGTCTGGGAGTGAAGAAAATTGTTGTGGATGGTCTACAGCCACTTGGATGTCTTCCTGGAAACACAGCCTCATTATCATTCCAAAAATGTAACAGTACCTTCAATGACCTCGTACTGCTCCACAACAACTTATTGAACCAAGCTGTGACCAAGTTGAATCAACAAACCAAGAATCAAACAACATTCATCGTTCTTGATCTTTACGACAGTTTCTTGTCGGTGCTGAACAACCCATCTAACAATAACATCAAGGACGCATTCAAGCCTTGTTGCGTTGGTATAAGCAGCCAATATTCATGTGGAAGTGTGGATGAAAACAATGTTAAGAAATATAAGGTCTGTGATCATCCCAAATCAGCTTTCTTTTGGGACCTTTTGCATCCCTCTCAAGCTGGTTGGCTTGCCGTGTATAACGAGTTGCAAACCTCAAAGGCTCTTCAACAAATCCGATACTGAAGAGCTTTGCACATGCAGCTATTGCTAGGGCTCTTGTTTGTTGTGTGATAACGGTGCACCCTCATTTCATTTCTCAATTTATCCAcaaattgtgttttgtttttattttattcaaaattttatatggGTGAAATGCTTAAATAGACTGCTCTTTTTTGTGACAAATAATTCTGTAAGTTGATAATATGTTGTTTAGATTAATAATTTGTACGGATTTTCAATCACGTGTTCAAGTAATTTAAATAGcgaaaaactaaatttataatacaaCCAAATTTTGATGATAAAGTATTGCGATAGAATATCTTATATATTTAGAAGGCGAATTAAGGTAACACTAGtaaatatattgataaatattttggattttaaagtttaatattaaAGAGATTTTATgcaaaaagaaataattgagGAAAGTAAACCAActtcacaaaaaaaatttcatttaatctttattaacttgattttatattaatttaaaaaatcttcGATGATTGAGGTACACtcaataaatcatttttactCTTCTATCCTTTGCGCTCTTTTTAGCTCTTTAGTTTCGTTACTGAGAGGTGGATACTTGCAAGAGGTTATTTGATACTCAAATCAACGTTTGTGTGAAGCAATTTTGGACAAGTTTTCATAGAACGTATACCATTCACATTTGGTCAATACCACTACCTGTATTTACAAGGCTAGATGTTGGTCATGGTATTGTTGATGCATTAATCTCTCCCCAAACACATCTAAATCACAATTTAGTGTTAATGAGCTTATGATGATTTGCTTTCTTAATTATTTGCCTTTGTCTTGGATTCCAACTGTCATCTGAAATGACTTTTGATCTGGTCGACAATCGAGAATGCATACACCATGATAGGTTCTTTCACCTAGTCATGAGTCAAGTATCTCGGTTGATATTTCTTAGCATTAGATGCTTGAAACCCCATTAGACAAATATGAGGATGAATAGGGTTTGATGAAAACAAAAcgtataatgaaataaatagaGATAAGTTAGTACACACATAATCCATATAACTAAGAATGATTAAgattaatattcaaataagCACTAGACATAGAAAGGTATAACTAAGTCAAATAATGTGTTAAAATCTCATAAATGAGCATTAGGCAACCATGTTCTTTACtgtaaatatacatatttattgaTCTAATGTTTGCTTAATGAGTGAAAGTAAAAATACAGTAAAAGGACAAGTGACATAGAGAAATATGAAGCCTGAAGTATGAAGCAAACACAAGAAAGTGAAGGTTAGACAAGTATAAAGTAGATGtgcaaagataaaaaaaagtctcGTCATATGTATTACCATGCAAACTCATTTAGACTCAATTGAGAAATGACTTATCAAAAGAGTTAACATAATAACACAAATCATCATACTGATACAAAGCTAAGTAAGCAAGCAAGTGAAGAAAGAAGTATTAGAAGAATAAGAAACACCC from the Vigna angularis cultivar LongXiaoDou No.4 chromosome 3, ASM1680809v1, whole genome shotgun sequence genome contains:
- the LOC108325316 gene encoding GDSL esterase/lipase At5g03610, which gives rise to MMNSHNQQLSLLCLSLALLLLSGLRVEARLQHHATSYQKLFVFGDSYVDTGNTRIDQPGSWKNPYGITFPGKPAGRFSDGRVLTDYIAKFLGLKSPLPYKFRKFIPQNLKYGMNFAYGGTGVFDTSSKNPNMTIQIDFFKQLIKENVYTASDLSNSVALVSVAGNDYNFYLARNGSIQGFPSFIASVVNQTAINLLRIQSLGVKKIVVDGLQPLGCLPGNTASLSFQKCNSTFNDLVLLHNNLLNQAVTKLNQQTKNQTTFIVLDLYDSFLSVLNNPSNNNIKDAFKPCCVGISSQYSCGSVDENNVKKYKVCDHPKSAFFWDLLHPSQAGWLAVYNELQTSKALQQIRY